CCGGAGCAAGGCTTGACCCAACCCGGCATGACGATCGCCTGCGGAGATAGCCACACTTCCACCCACGGAGCCTTTGGCGCGATCGCCTTTGGTATTGGCACGAGTCAAGTGCGGGATGTGCTGGCCTCACAAACCTTGGCCCTCGCGAAACTCAAGGTGCGCAAAGTAGAAGTCAATGGCCCCCTGCAACCGGGCGTCTATGCCAAAGATGTGGTTCTGCATATTATTCGTAAATTGGGCGTTAAGGGGGGCGTGGGCTATGCCTACGAATTTGCAGGTACCACTTTTGAAGCCATGTCCATGGAAGAACGTATGACCGTGTGCAACATGGCGATCGAAGGCGGGGCGCGCTGTGGTTATGTCAACCCCGATCAAATCACCTACGACTACCTCAAAGGTCGAGACTTTGCGCCCAAGGGGGATACTTGGGATCAGGCAGTGGCTTGGTGGGATAGCCTACGAAGTGATGCCGATGCAGTTTACGATGATGTTGTCGTTTTCAATGCAGCGGACATTGCGCCTACCGTTACCTGGGGCATTACACCTAGCCAAGGGATTGGAGTTGATGAATCCGTTCCCACTCCTGAAGAAATGCCCCAGGATGAGCAAGCATTGGCCCAGGAAGCCTACAGCTACATGGATCTGCAACCGGGCAAACCCTTAGCCGGAACGAAGATCGATGTTTGCTTTATCGGCAGTTGCACCAATGGCCGCATTTCTGACCTACGGGAAGCCGCCAAAATTGCCCAAGGCCATAGCGTTGCGCCGGGGGTGAAAGCCTTTGTGGTACCGGGGTCGGAGCGGGTGAAGCAGGAGGCCGAAGCAGAAGGGCTCGATCGGGTGTTTGCCGCAGCGGGTTTTGAGTGGCGGGAACCGGGCTGCTCCATGTGCTTGGCCATGAACCCCGATCGCCTGGAGGGACGGCAAATTAGCGCTTCGTCTTCCAACCGCAATTTCAAAGGACGGCAAGGTTCGGCTTCTGGGCGGACGTTGTTGATGAGTCCGGCGATGGTGGCGGCGGCGGCCATTACGGGCAAGGTCACCGATGTTCGGGAGTTATTGCAGCAGTAATCGGTAGTCATTGACCGTTATTAGATTCAGGGAACTCTGGAGAGATCGGAGCTGATTTCTCCAGTGAAAGCTAGGAGCGCTGAACTGACCCTCCTATTTAAATGATTCGTGAGGGTACAACGATCGATGTAGAAAGTCTACCGAGTGAAAAGTCTACCGAATCACCCAACGTGAATTTGATAGCTGCAATGTGTACTTTGCGAATGCCTACTGGCTCAAGATGGAGAATACCCTTTCGGGGGGTGTCGGGGGAGTAGAGTCCCCTGACATAGCAGGGGGGCGGGGAGAAGTTCCCCGATCCTCGCTGCGCAGCAGCCCCGACGATCGCGCTATATCACGAGTCCCTTAGCTTTCCATTCACCTACGATCACACAACTGTTTGATAAAACGCAAGCAATTCCTTAGCCAACGCCTGATTGGTATATTTCACCATCGCCCGTTGATAGCCCCGCTGTCCCATGTCCTGGGCAAATTCTGGACGATCGATCAGTTGCATTAAGCGATCGCCCAGCGCCTCCCGATCACCCTCCGGAAACACCAACCCTGCATCCGCAATCACATTGGGAATTTCACCAGAATCAGAACCAATCACCGGAACTTGGCAAGCCATCGCTTCAATCAGCACATGGCCAAACTGCTCCTGCCAACCCACCGCTGTCAGCGTTTTGAATTGATAGGTAGTTTCCGACGGCAACACCAACGTGTCCATACTGTTGATATAGCGATAGACCTCCGCATGGGGCACACTTTCCACCAGAATCAACCGATCGCGAATCCCCAATTCCGTCGCCGTCGTTAACAGTTCCTCCTGCAAAGGCCCACGACCCAACAGCAGCAACTTCCAAGGCCGCTGTCCCAACCCTGCTGCCGCCTGAAGCAACGTCATCAACCCTTTTTCCGGCACGAACCGCCCCACAAAACCAATCACAAAATCCGTAGGGGCAATCCCCAAGTGCGATCGCAGTTCCGGTTGGCGTTGCGGTTGGAAAATGCGATCATCAACCCCCAACTGCGGCATAATCTGCATTGCGCGATCGTAGCCCTTTTGTTTGAAAATTTCGTAACCCGCCTGATTGCCAACAACAATGCCATCAGTATTCGCTAAATTGAATTTTTCAATCAGCGAAACCGGAAATTTCAACTGATAGGGCAGATTCCACCAGGTAAAAAACAACCGTTTAGCCCGCAAATTTAGCAGGCGATCGAGCATAATCAACTGCGCATAGGCCAGGGACTTCACCCCCTGTTCCACCTGAATCACATCCGGGCGAAACTGGCGCAAGAGTGTAATCAACTCCGGCCCAAAACACAGCAAACCTTGGTTATTTTGGCTGTAGTTCAACACCGGAACCACCCGGAAATTGCCATCCTGCCAAGCCCGCGCCTCCACCACGTTTTTCATCACCCCACCGGGCCGCCAGCGCTTCGGTACGACGATCGTCACTTCGATCGCCGGATCGAGCTTCGCCAACGATCGCAACTTTTCGCAGTTCAAATCCACAATATAGGAATGACTGACCACCAAAATTCGCATTGCCCCTCTCCTCACTGATTTGCTGACTGATTTATCCCGGATGCGTTTCGATTAATCCAACCTGATACCAAATCGACTTGTGATTGCAAAACATAGAGATCCCCCTAAATCCCCCTTAAAAAGGGGGACTTTGAAAGAATTTAACTGAATTCCCCCCTTTTTAAGGGGGGTGAGGGGGGATCGGATCTGTAGCATTGATAAATCAATTGGGTACGACAAATTAGCTATCCAACGCGCGAGCTTTGCGCGTGTAAACCTGACCGTCATCCCAATAGGACTGGACTAACGTTTTCAAAGTCGCTAAAAACGCTAAACAAAAAAAGCCGCCGCGCGTCAGGATTTTAATCGGAGATTTGCTCTTGTAGCAGGGGGGATGGCCCAGAACGTGACAATCAAATAATTTGCTAAAAAATCGCACCGCTTGCCAGGGCGTCAGATTTTTCAAGCCCATCAAAAAGTGGTTGTGATAGAAAGTAATTTGGTACTGCATCGATCGGGTGCTGATGTCGTGACAGCCGCCGGTTTCTTCCCCCAGATGCACCAATTGCGCCGTGGGGTCGTACCAAATCTGCAAACCCGTTTTGCGGATTCTCAGACAAAAATCCGATTCCTCCCGCACCGCGCTCCCTCGAAACCGCTCATCAAACCAAATTTGGTGTTTGTAAAAAATTTCTCGGCGGTAGGACATATTGCAGCCCCGTGCACTCAAAACCCGCTGCGGCTTCACCGTATGCACCAGGTTGATGTGATACCAAGCAATTCCCGGATCCATGGCTTCCGGCGGCAAATCTTCCACTACCAAACCCGCCGCATGATCCGCCAACTTCATCCGATCTAGCACCCGTCCCGCCACCGCCCCCACCTCCGGGCGATCGTAATTCTGGGCATGGGCCGCCAAAAAGCCCGCTGGTAACTCCACATCATCATCCAAAAACAGCATGACATCGCCCTTTGCCTGCCGCACCGCATAGTTCCGCGCCCCCGGCAAACTGGCCCAATTCAGTCGGAACCAGCGAATTTTTCCCGCAGCAGCCATCTCTTCCAGAAACGCCTGCACCTCCGGCCCATGGGTCGGCGTCTGATCGACCACCAGCACTTCAAACTGCGGATAGTCCTGTTTCAACACATCTCGAATCGAAACCACCAGCGGTTCTTCTCGCCCATAGGTGGGGATGATGACGGAAATCAATGGCAGCATAGTTTACAGAAATAGCTTGCAGAAAAACGGGGATGGGATGATGCTGGCAGATGCTGGAAAGGACTATCTCGATCGGGGAGATGACTTACGACGTTTGCCTTTAGGTGGAGTCGCCGTTGCCTCAGCCAGTTGGGGCACTTCGGTTTTTTCCAGTTCCGGCAACTTGAGTAAGGCTCCTGCCATAAACCAGTAGTAAACTCCAACTGGATCCACATCGAGGGGATAGTAATAGGTGTTGTAGCTGATAAACAGGATAAACACCCACAGCGCCGCCCCCATGCCCCGCAGGTTTTTATCCTTGAGTTGGCGATAGGCGCGGAACGTGACTACCGTTAGTGTGGTCACGACCACCAGAAAGAGCAACACCCCGATCGGGCCAATCTCAAATAACAGCTTGGGATAGTAGGTTTCAATCAGCTTCGTTTCCCCAAAACTCCGGGCCGAATTGGTTGCCCGCCCCAGGCCCCGCCCCAAAACTCCGGCCAGATCACTCACGAAATCAAACTGCGACGCAATAAATTCCGTTGGTGGAGCTGCTTCCCAGCGGCTAGAAAAGCTATCCAACCGTTCCTGTACCACCTCTGGATAGGCGGCCATGGCGATCGCGGCAAATACCCCCAGCGTGATCCCGATCGGCAAAAAGCGCTTTAGGTTGGCCACCTGACCCGTCACGACCAGCAGCACCGCAAACACGATCGGCACGATCGCGAGGGCAATCCGTTGTCCCGACAGCACGGCCATCGCTAGGGTTCCGGCCATTGCGCCCATCCCTACCAACCGCCAGAGAAAACTGCGATCGCTAAAGGCCGTTGCAAAACTAAAAAAGGCCGCCGAAATCAGAAACCAGCCCCACTGCCAGGGGGCCACAAAGGTTCCCGGTAGGCGGATCACCCCCTGCTCCTCGTTGTACAGCAGCGAGCCTCCTACCAAACACCGCGCGCCTAGGGAGGCTTTAAACAACTCCGCACCGGATCCGACCGTGCCCTGACAGCGACCAGTTTTCAGCATCATGTATTGGGCAAACGCCAAGCCACAGCACACCAGGGTCAACACCGCCGTAATCCGCATTAGGCGATAAAAATCCGATCGCTTATTTAAAAAATAGTAAGCACAGGAAATCAGCGGTACGTAACCCAGAAAAACCTTCAAGCCCAAAAGCCCCATCAAAAAGGGTTTATCTCCCTTGGGGGCCAGTTGCTGGGCTCCATTGACAAACAGCAGAACCAACAGGCAGTACCCCAGTAACAACAAGAGCGGTGTTTTCAAGCCAGTGGGCAGGATGAAAGGTAATTTTTTCCGCTGGCACAGTTGGATTGTGGCAATCAGTGCCGGGAGATAGAAAATATCCTTGGCCAATTGCAACACAGGGTTACTGCCGCCCCCGATCGAATAGGTGATCGTTCCCCCCAGGGGCAAATAAATCCAAAAGCCGTAGAGCGCCTGCCAGGGATATTTAAACGCGAGCAGCAGCACCAGCGTTCCCACCATGCCCCCCACGGCACCTTTGACACCCCCCACGATCGCCAACAACAGCGCAACGAAGATCGAACAAACCGTCGCGATCGTCAAAAACTGCGTCAATTCTTGTTTAGCCTTAGCTGCTTTACGTTTTGCCGCCAGTTGTTCTTTCAGCGTCAGGGTCGGCTGTTCGATGGATTCCGGGCTGCTTGCGGACTGGCGTTTCGCGGCCTTGGAAGATTTGCTGGATTTTCGGGAGTTTGACTTGGCCATGGGCTGGGGAAGGACAAAGGGGGTACTCTCAGAATGCCCGATTTCCCCTTGATTTCCCCCTTGATTTCCCCCCCTTGATTTGCGCCCTGCTGAGAACTCAAGCCAGGAACCCCAGCGAGACACCCAAGCTAGGAACCCAAACATGGCCCAAAAACGTCGTTGCTAATCCCTCTCTCTGGCCTGAGGCTTTGATCCCGCCGACTGCCACCGATCGCCGAAGCTCTAAATTTATACCAACAATAAATATTAACTTCTCGGTACAATAGCCATCTATGACGAGTCCTTCCCGCCCTGCTTCTGTCCGTTCTATTGCCGCTAGCGCCGACGCTATGCGAATTGAGGCCATCGATCGAGAGGAAACCCCTTTGACTGTTCCGTCTGTTCCCACTGCTGCTCTATTAGCTGCGCCCCAAGGCGACTTGATCGTTCCTGCATTGTCGTTGGAGTTTCCCCTCGCATTTTCGTTAATTATTCCCACCTACAACGAAGCTAATAATATTCAGCGCTTAGTAGAAATCCTCAGTTCTACGCTGGATCAAGTGTTGCGCCACGATTATGAACTGATTGTCGTGGATGATGATAGCCCCGATCGGACTTGGGAAAAAGCCCTCGCCCTCGCCCCCCACTATCCTCAACTACGGGTTGTCCGGCGACAGGGAGAACGGGGACTATCTACGGCAGTGATTCGCGGTTGGCAGGTGGCCCAGGGGCGGGTGTTAGGGGTGATCGATGGGGATTTGCAGCATCCGCCGGAGGTGTTGCTGGGGTTGTGGACGCAGATGATCCAGGGAGCCAATTTAGCGGTGGCCAGTCGCCATGTCGATGGGGGGGGCATCAGTGAATGGAGCCTGTTTCGGCGAATGACTTCGCGGGGGGCACAGATCTTGGGGTTACTGATCCTGCCCCATGTCCTCGGTCGTGTGTCCGATCCGATGAGTGGGTATTTTCTGGTGCAACGATCGGCGATCGGCGATCGCGCCCTCAATCCAGCGGGCTACAAGATTTTGCTAGAGGTGATTGGACGCGGGCGCATTGGCCAGATTGCTGAGGTGGGTTATGTGTTCCAGGAACGGCAGGATGGGGAAAGCAAGGTAACTGGACAGCAGTATTGGGAATACATCCAACATCTACTGCGGTTACGCTGGGCCAAACGCGATCGCACGGCGCTGAAAAAGCTGAACCAACGCTTTCCGATCGGCAAGTTTTTGCGCTTCGGGATCGTGGGCTTTAGTGGCTTAGCTGTGGACATGGCCGTGTTTGCGGTGCTGTTTGGGCTGCTGGGGCCAAGTCGGGCAGTCCTAGCGGCGGTACTTTCGGCGGAAGTCGCACTGATTAATAACTTCGTTTGGAATGATTTCTGGACGTTTGGCGAAATTTCTCGCGGTCAACCGGGCAAACGGCGCTGGTTGAAACGCTTACTGAAATTCAATGTCGTCTGCGGTACGGGGATTGTCTTGCAAGGCTCGCTGATGGGACTGTTTAGCACAGTACTGGGCTTGAACCCATTCCTAGCAAAGTTACTGGCGATCGCGATCGTAGTGATGTGGAACTTCTGGGTCAACCTCAAGCTCAATTGGCGCGTCACCGATGTCAAAAAGTAACCCGAGCAGTAACCCGAGCCCAAGAGATTCCTCGCTAGAATACTATCTATCAAGCTATCAAGAAGACTATCGATCTGCTCCGCCGATCAGCTCAGCAATCCCAATTTCCCCTCCTACCCTCCTACCCCACCATGACCCTCAGTAGCACCCACAGAAAACTTACCTTGGAGGAATATCTAACCTATGACGATGGCACGGATACTCGCTACGAATTGGTGGATGGAGAGTTAGTAGAAATGCCACCGGAAACGCGCCAGAACAATGCGATCGCCGTCAAGCTCTTACTGGAATTTGCTAGATATTTACCGCAACAATTGATTGCCTGGAATGCAGAAATTGAAGTGAGTGGACGGTTGGCCAATACGCGCTGCCCTGATTTACTGATCTTGACGCCAGAAGCGGCCACGGCCTTGGAGGGAACCTCTCGGGCCACGATTACCCGAGAGATGCCGCCCCCCGCGTTAGTCGTTGAAGTCGTGAGTCCAGGGGTCAATAATCGCATTCGGGATTATCGTCACAAGCATACGGAATACGCCGCCCGTTGCATTGCAGAATATTGGATTGTCGATCCCCAGGAAAAGCAAATAACCGTTTGCCAATGGGTTGAAGGAGCCTACACTGATCGCGTATTCCAAGGCGGCGATCGGGTCATTTCTCACATCGTGCCAGAATTTACCTTGACGCCCGATCAGATGTTTGAACTGCAAGCTTGAGCGATGTACCTGACCCATACCGTCGGACTATGAAAAATAGGGACAGCCATTTCCCAGGTCTTGAATCTGGCTCAACCAGTCGCCATACCTTGGATTTGACAAAACCGATCGACGCAGCGATCGAAATATATGCCACGGCAACCTATAGTGACCCCCCGTTTGAATGTCGGGAATGGTGTTCCGTTAACGACCAGGGCTTTCGAGTGTCAGAATTACGCCTCGGCACCCAAACTGGCACCCACATCGATGCCCCCGCCCACTTTGATGCCCACGGAGCCACCCTAGAAGCCCTGTCCCCCGCCCACTTGATAGGCCGCTACTTCCTCCTAGACTTGCCCACCTATGGCACGATCGAAACAGTAACCACCCTGTGTTCCTCGATCGCCGACGAAGGGATTTTATTCATTCGCGCCCCCTTACAAACCAGCAGTTGCCTGACCCTGGACGCCTTAACCTATCTACTGCAACTGGCACCCCCCTTGTGGGTTGTAGATGGGTCTGTGACGATCGCCGCTGCCCCAGATTTTACGTTCTACCAACAGCTAGCCAAGGCAGGTAAATACTGGGTTGAAGATCTCGATCGACCCACAGCCCAGAAAGTCCATCCTAACGGTGAAATCTTTGCTTTACCATTAGCCTTGGTCGGCACCAGCGGGGCACCCTGCCGCGTCCTCATCCGCCAATAATCCGGCCTCCTAGCCCCGGCCACAAAGTCATTGCCCACCCTAAAAAGTCATTCATTAGACCGTCAAGCAAATCGTCAAGTAGACCGTCAAGTAGCTATTGAGCATGGATGAACCGATCGCTCGAAGGATTCCCTACGTTGATGGATGGGAATTTGAATTATAAATTCAGTGCCTTGACCCGGTGTGGAATAGCATTCCAGGTGGCCTCCATGCTTTTCGGTAATGATTTGATAGCTGATGGACATCCCCATGCCTGTCCCTTTGCCGACAGGCTTGGTGGTGAAAAAAGGATCAAAGATTTGCTGCCGAGTTTGTTCTGTCATTCCTACGCCGTTGTCAACGATTTCAATTTGAACCCAACGGGACTGAATCACTGATGTGCGAATGGTAATTTGGTAGGATTTCTCACTATCTGTTCCAGCACCCTCCATGCATTCTTCTAGCGCATCCAAAGCATTCGCCAGAATGTTCATAAATACCTGATTGAGCTGTCCGGCATAGCATTCGATCAATGGCAGATCACCATATTCTTTAATGATCTGGATGCAAGGGTGATGGTTTCGACTTTTGAACCGATGCTGTAGGAGTAATAACGTACTGTCAATGCCATCATGGAGATTGACCGTTTTACAATCCGATTCATCTAGGCGCGAAAAAGTGCGCAGAGAAAGAACAATTTGACGAATCCGATCGGCCCCTGTTTGCATGGATGCTAATTGCTTGGGCAAATCATCCACGAGATAGTCAAAATCAATTTCCTCCATCTTTTCAGCGATCGCCTGTTCCGCCATTCCCCGTGTATCCTGATCGGGTAGAGTTTGGTAGAGCGCAATTAAACTCAGCAAATCTTGAATGGATTGTTGCGTATGTTTCAGGTTGCCGTAAATGAAGTTGACAGGGTTATTGATCTCGTGGGCAACCCCTGCCACCAGTTGACCTAAACTCGCCATTTTTTCCGTTTGAATCAGTTGGGGCGTTTGTTGAATTTGCTGAAGGGCTTGTTCTAATTGTTGATTTTTCTCCAGCAAATAAGCTTCTGTTTGTTGGAGTTGAACGATCGCCTGTTCACGATCCTTGGCCGTTTGCTGGGCAGTCTGCGCCAACCGCAGGCCATAGGCCGTGACAGCGAGTGTGATCATACCGACACAGCCTGCCAGCACATACTCATACAGCTTCAGCATTGCAATTTCGGTGTGTTGCTCTGCAAATCGTTGCTGCTGAATTTGGTTAATCTGTTCCCGTAGTTTTGCGATCGTTGCGCTGATTTTGATATTGTACTGATCCATATTTGACATATGGATACTGGCTTGGGCAATTTGATTTTGGCGCAGGTAAGAGAAGATCAATTCCGCTTCACTTTGCATCCCAATGGCATCCAGATCCAACCCATCCAGGTTCATGAGTAAAGGATTTGCCAGATTCGGTGATACTTGCTGGGTTAGGTCAGTTTTGACCTGTTGGAGCAGCGTGTGAAATTGTTTGGCGGCCCGCTTCAGTTCCTTGGATTCCGCATCAATGTTCCGGGAGTTAAAAACGTTATTTCCGGGGGCATTGAGGGCGATCGCCAAAGTACCTAGCTGAGAATAGGTCTGCTGGCGTGTTGCCCAAGTTTGGTTAATGGTAACTGAGCGATCGTAGATGCACGTAATCTGATGATTGAGGGAGAGCGTGGCTAGCATCGTAACAACGTTGCAACCAGCCAAAATATAGTAAATGAAATACCATTTCGGCTGTTGGATCAGTTGCTTGAGCCAGTTGGGCGGAGATAGGCAGGATGGATCTGCGATCCCGTCAACTTGAGTCAGTTGCGCGGGAGAAGAGGGTTTCAACAAATCATTGAGTGATCTTGGACGTTTCAGCACACAACGGACTCCTAGGACTGTGATGTATGACCGTGGTGCAAGATCTGTAGGACAATTTAAGAGGCAGGGCACAAAACGCGATCGCAGAAACCGGGCACTCCAGGGAGTTTCGCAATGCATCTGTGCCACGCATGGAATATTGCGCCATCAAAGGACTTGTAACAT
The Alkalinema sp. FACHB-956 DNA segment above includes these coding regions:
- the leuC gene encoding 3-isopropylmalate dehydratase large subunit, translating into MSQRTLFDKVWDLHTVGTLPSGQTQLFIGLHLIHEVTSPQAFAMLRERNLQVMFPDRTVATVDHIIPTDNQARPFADPMAEAMLQELEKNTAANQIRFYNTGSGRQGIVHIIAPEQGLTQPGMTIACGDSHTSTHGAFGAIAFGIGTSQVRDVLASQTLALAKLKVRKVEVNGPLQPGVYAKDVVLHIIRKLGVKGGVGYAYEFAGTTFEAMSMEERMTVCNMAIEGGARCGYVNPDQITYDYLKGRDFAPKGDTWDQAVAWWDSLRSDADAVYDDVVVFNAADIAPTVTWGITPSQGIGVDESVPTPEEMPQDEQALAQEAYSYMDLQPGKPLAGTKIDVCFIGSCTNGRISDLREAAKIAQGHSVAPGVKAFVVPGSERVKQEAEAEGLDRVFAAAGFEWREPGCSMCLAMNPDRLEGRQISASSSNRNFKGRQGSASGRTLLMSPAMVAAAAITGKVTDVRELLQQ
- the hpsO gene encoding hormogonium polysaccharide biosynthesis glycosyltransferase HpsO, producing the protein MRILVVSHSYIVDLNCEKLRSLAKLDPAIEVTIVVPKRWRPGGVMKNVVEARAWQDGNFRVVPVLNYSQNNQGLLCFGPELITLLRQFRPDVIQVEQGVKSLAYAQLIMLDRLLNLRAKRLFFTWWNLPYQLKFPVSLIEKFNLANTDGIVVGNQAGYEIFKQKGYDRAMQIMPQLGVDDRIFQPQRQPELRSHLGIAPTDFVIGFVGRFVPEKGLMTLLQAAAGLGQRPWKLLLLGRGPLQEELLTTATELGIRDRLILVESVPHAEVYRYINSMDTLVLPSETTYQFKTLTAVGWQEQFGHVLIEAMACQVPVIGSDSGEIPNVIADAGLVFPEGDREALGDRLMQLIDRPEFAQDMGQRGYQRAMVKYTNQALAKELLAFYQTVV
- the hpsN gene encoding hormogonium polysaccharide biosynthesis glycosyltransferase HpsN; the protein is MLPLISVIIPTYGREEPLVVSIRDVLKQDYPQFEVLVVDQTPTHGPEVQAFLEEMAAAGKIRWFRLNWASLPGARNYAVRQAKGDVMLFLDDDVELPAGFLAAHAQNYDRPEVGAVAGRVLDRMKLADHAAGLVVEDLPPEAMDPGIAWYHINLVHTVKPQRVLSARGCNMSYRREIFYKHQIWFDERFRGSAVREESDFCLRIRKTGLQIWYDPTAQLVHLGEETGGCHDISTRSMQYQITFYHNHFLMGLKNLTPWQAVRFFSKLFDCHVLGHPPCYKSKSPIKILTRGGFFCLAFLATLKTLVQSYWDDGQVYTRKARALDS
- the hpsL gene encoding hormogonium polysaccharide biosynthesis protein HpsL, whose translation is MFGFLAWVSRWGSWLEFSAGRKSRGGNQGGNQGEIGHSESTPFVLPQPMAKSNSRKSSKSSKAAKRQSASSPESIEQPTLTLKEQLAAKRKAAKAKQELTQFLTIATVCSIFVALLLAIVGGVKGAVGGMVGTLVLLLAFKYPWQALYGFWIYLPLGGTITYSIGGGSNPVLQLAKDIFYLPALIATIQLCQRKKLPFILPTGLKTPLLLLLGYCLLVLLFVNGAQQLAPKGDKPFLMGLLGLKVFLGYVPLISCAYYFLNKRSDFYRLMRITAVLTLVCCGLAFAQYMMLKTGRCQGTVGSGAELFKASLGARCLVGGSLLYNEEQGVIRLPGTFVAPWQWGWFLISAAFFSFATAFSDRSFLWRLVGMGAMAGTLAMAVLSGQRIALAIVPIVFAVLLVVTGQVANLKRFLPIGITLGVFAAIAMAAYPEVVQERLDSFSSRWEAAPPTEFIASQFDFVSDLAGVLGRGLGRATNSARSFGETKLIETYYPKLLFEIGPIGVLLFLVVVTTLTVVTFRAYRQLKDKNLRGMGAALWVFILFISYNTYYYPLDVDPVGVYYWFMAGALLKLPELEKTEVPQLAEATATPPKGKRRKSSPRSR
- a CDS encoding glycosyltransferase family 2 protein, with the translated sequence MTSPSRPASVRSIAASADAMRIEAIDREETPLTVPSVPTAALLAAPQGDLIVPALSLEFPLAFSLIIPTYNEANNIQRLVEILSSTLDQVLRHDYELIVVDDDSPDRTWEKALALAPHYPQLRVVRRQGERGLSTAVIRGWQVAQGRVLGVIDGDLQHPPEVLLGLWTQMIQGANLAVASRHVDGGGISEWSLFRRMTSRGAQILGLLILPHVLGRVSDPMSGYFLVQRSAIGDRALNPAGYKILLEVIGRGRIGQIAEVGYVFQERQDGESKVTGQQYWEYIQHLLRLRWAKRDRTALKKLNQRFPIGKFLRFGIVGFSGLAVDMAVFAVLFGLLGPSRAVLAAVLSAEVALINNFVWNDFWTFGEISRGQPGKRRWLKRLLKFNVVCGTGIVLQGSLMGLFSTVLGLNPFLAKLLAIAIVVMWNFWVNLKLNWRVTDVKK
- a CDS encoding Uma2 family endonuclease, with the translated sequence MTLSSTHRKLTLEEYLTYDDGTDTRYELVDGELVEMPPETRQNNAIAVKLLLEFARYLPQQLIAWNAEIEVSGRLANTRCPDLLILTPEAATALEGTSRATITREMPPPALVVEVVSPGVNNRIRDYRHKHTEYAARCIAEYWIVDPQEKQITVCQWVEGAYTDRVFQGGDRVISHIVPEFTLTPDQMFELQA
- a CDS encoding cyclase family protein, with the protein product MDLTKPIDAAIEIYATATYSDPPFECREWCSVNDQGFRVSELRLGTQTGTHIDAPAHFDAHGATLEALSPAHLIGRYFLLDLPTYGTIETVTTLCSSIADEGILFIRAPLQTSSCLTLDALTYLLQLAPPLWVVDGSVTIAAAPDFTFYQQLAKAGKYWVEDLDRPTAQKVHPNGEIFALPLALVGTSGAPCRVLIRQ
- a CDS encoding ATP-binding protein, which codes for MLKRPRSLNDLLKPSSPAQLTQVDGIADPSCLSPPNWLKQLIQQPKWYFIYYILAGCNVVTMLATLSLNHQITCIYDRSVTINQTWATRQQTYSQLGTLAIALNAPGNNVFNSRNIDAESKELKRAAKQFHTLLQQVKTDLTQQVSPNLANPLLMNLDGLDLDAIGMQSEAELIFSYLRQNQIAQASIHMSNMDQYNIKISATIAKLREQINQIQQQRFAEQHTEIAMLKLYEYVLAGCVGMITLAVTAYGLRLAQTAQQTAKDREQAIVQLQQTEAYLLEKNQQLEQALQQIQQTPQLIQTEKMASLGQLVAGVAHEINNPVNFIYGNLKHTQQSIQDLLSLIALYQTLPDQDTRGMAEQAIAEKMEEIDFDYLVDDLPKQLASMQTGADRIRQIVLSLRTFSRLDESDCKTVNLHDGIDSTLLLLQHRFKSRNHHPCIQIIKEYGDLPLIECYAGQLNQVFMNILANALDALEECMEGAGTDSEKSYQITIRTSVIQSRWVQIEIVDNGVGMTEQTRQQIFDPFFTTKPVGKGTGMGMSISYQIITEKHGGHLECYSTPGQGTEFIIQIPIHQRRESFERSVHPCSIAT